From the Ensifer adhaerens genome, the window GCTCGCGCGGCTGCAGTTCAACCATGGCGCCGAGGCGCTGTTCGTCACGACGCAGAGCTAAGCCGCCTGTGGCGGTTCGGACGCCGCCCATTTCGATTTTACACCAGACGGTTGTCCGCCGACGGCCGCGCCCTATAGTTATGGGGCCGGCCTGCGGCGCCGCGCGTGCGTTCGGACGCGCCAAGGTTGCTGCAACTCACTGAACGGCTGCATGATTTCGCCCCTGAACCGATCTCGATTTAGGGTGTCATGCAGCGCGGGCCGGTTTGCTGTTTGCTGAACGAGTGGGAGGAATTAGCATGGCATTTTCGGACCTGACCCGGCGCGCAACCCTGACGCTGGGCCTGATGGCGCTATCGGCGCTGCCCTTTGGCACCTCGGCCCTGGCGCAGGGCTTCCCGGACCGACCGATTACCATGGTCGTTCCCTTCGCCGCCGGCGGCTCGACCGACGTGGTCGCGCGCATCGTCGCACAGAAAATGTCGGAAGACCTCGGCGAACAGGTGATCGTCCAGAACGTCGCCGGCGCCGGTGGCAATCTCGGGGCGGCCAATGTCGCGCGCGCCGATCCGGATGGCTACACGATCCTGATGGGGACCGTCGCCACCCACGCGCTCAACCCGCTGATCCTCAAGACCAGGCCCTACGATCCGGAGAAGGACTTCGCGCCAATTTCGCTGCTGGTGATCGTGCCCAACGTGCTGGTCGTCAATCCCGAGCTTTCCGCCAAGAATGTCGAGGAACTGCTGGCGCTGCTCAAGACCAAGCCCGACGAATACAGCTACGCGTCCTCCGGCAACGGCACGCCGCTGCATCTCTCCGGCGAACTGTTCAAGAAGATGGCCGGCGTCAGCATGCAGCATATCCCCTACAAGGGCGCCGGCCCGGCGCTGAACGATGTCATCGGCAACCAGGTGCCGATCATGTTCGACAACCTCCCCTCCTCCTCCGGCCACATCAAGGCGGGAACGCTGCGCGCGCTTGCCGTAACCACGGCGGAACGGGCGCCCTCCTTCCCCGATGTGCCGACCGTCGCCGAAGCCGGCATCCCGGGCTATGAGACCTACACCTGGAACGCGCTCTTTGCCCCGGCGAACACCCCGCAGCCGGTGGTTGCTCGCCTCAACGAGGCGGCAAACAAGGCCATGAAGGATCCCGCCGTGATCGAACGCATGAAGGAGTTCAGCGCCAAGATCGTCGGGTCGACGCCCGAGGAGCTCGGCACCCACGTGAGTGCGGAACTCGAGAAGTGGACCCCGGTCGTTCGCGACGCGAATGTGCAGATGGATTGATCGACAGGCATTTGATTTGACTTAGCGAAATCGCCCCTCATGCATGCGGTGAGGGAAGGCTGCCGCCACCTTCTCCCCGGGGCGAAGGGGCCATTGGTGCGCACTCGTTCCAAAATCACCATCCCCCTCACCCAGATGAATGGGGAACTCAGCCGGAACACTCGTGCCCTCTCCCAGCAATGCGGGGAGAGGGTTAGGGTGGGGGTCTTTCGAACAGCGGCCAGTCATGCCCCCGCAGCACCTCGCCCCGCCATCCGGCCCGAGAAGATGCAGCCGCCGAGGAAGGTGCCTTCGAGCGCATTGTAGCCATGCATGCCGCCGCCGCCGAAACCGGCGACCTCGCCGGCGGCATAGAGGCCCGGGACCGGCTCGCCCGATTGTTCGAGCACCTGGCCCGAGAGGTTGGTCTGCAGGCCGCCGAGCGTCTTGCGCGTCAGGATATGCAGGCGAACGGCGATCAGCGGCCCGGCGTTCGCATCGAGCAACCGATGTGGCTTGGCGGTGCGCAGCAGCCGATCACCGCGATAGGCGCGAGCGCCGCGGATTGCGGTGACCTGCGCATCCTTGGAAAACGGGTTGGTGATCTCGCGGTCGCGCGCCTCGATCTGCTGGCGAAGATGGTCGAGCGACAGCCGATCCTCGCCCGTCAGCGCGTTCATCGCCGGCACAAGGTCTTCAAGCCGCTCCCGGACGATGAAATCCTCACCCTTGTCCATGAAGGCCTGGACCGGGCCTGGCGGGTTCTTGCCGAGCCGTTTCAGAAGCAGCGAAATGCTCTTGCCGGTCAGATCCGGGTTCTGTTCCGAACCGGAGAGCGCGAATTCCTTCTTGATGATCGCCCGCGTCAGGATGAACCAGCTGTAGTCGTGACCGCTGTCGCGGATCGCCTGCAATGTGCCGAGCGTATCGAAGCCGGGCATCGCCGGGGCGGAAAAGCGATTGCCATCCGCGTCGCACCAGAAGGACGATGGGCCGGGTAGGATGCGGATGCCATGTTCCGGCCAGATCGGATCAAAGTTTCTAACCCCCTCGGTATAGTGCCACATGCGATCCGAGTTGATGACCGAGCCGCGTGCGCGACTGGCGATCTCCAGCATGCGCCCGTCGACGTGATGCGGTACGCCCGAAACCATGGTTGCCGGCGGTTGACCGAGCCGCTTGCGCGGCCAGTTGCGGCGAACGAGATCATGGTTGCCGCCGATACCGCCCGAGGTGACGATGACAGCCGCTGCCGAAATCTCGAAATCGCCGTCGACGTCGCGGGAACTGCGCTCGCCGCGCCCGACCAGATCTTCCTTTAGCAGCGCACCGCGGGTACCCGTCACCTTTCCATCGGTGACGATGAGTTCATCGACCCTATGGCGGAACCGGAAGCGCACGAGGCCGCGGCTTTCCGCCTCTCGCGTCAAACGCACGAAGGGCTCGAGCACCGCTGGCCCCGTGCCCCAGGTGACGTGGAAGCGCGGCACCGAGTTGCCGTGACCATGGGCAAGCCCGCCACCGCGTTCGGCCCAGCCAACGACGGGGAACCAGCGCATGCCGAGGGAATGCAGCCAGCGACGCTTTTCGCCGGCGGCAAAGTCGAGATAGGCTTCCGCCCAAAGCCGCGGCCAATGGTCTTCGGGACGGTCGAACTGCGACGACCCCATCCAGTCCTGCAAGGCAAGCTCCCGCGTGTCGCGGATGCCCATGCGGCGCTGCTCGGGACTATCGACGAAGAACAGACCACCCAGCGACCAGAACGCCTGACCGCCAAGGTTCTGTTCGCCTTCCTGATCGAGAACGATGACCCTGCGGCCACGGGCAGCCGCCTCCGAGGCGGCGACGAGGCCGGCAAGGCCAGCGCCGACGACCAACACATCGCAATCCATGAAATGCCCTCCCCTGCATCCCAGACAGCGCCGCGCGTCTATTCAGACGACCGAGAACTGCCGCCGCCCACGAACGGCTGCAGAAACTGTTACGCGTACGTCAAGGTCAATTCAAGAGTCGGCGCCGACCGCTGCGTGTTTCGGAAGCGTCCTATTTTTCGGTCAGCTTGAGCTCGATGCGGCGGTTCTGGGCCCGGGCCTCCGGGGTTTCGCCGGGTGCAATCGGCTGGTATTCGCCAAAGCCGGCTGCGACCAGCCGATCAGCAGGAACCCCCTTCGAGATCAGGAACTTCACCACCGAGGTCGCACGCGCCGAAGAAAGCTCCCAGTTGTCGGCATAACGGCCGGTTCCGGAGAGTTGGACGTTGTCGGTATGGCCGTCGACGCGCAGCACCCAGTTGATCTCCGCCGGGATCTCCTTGGCAAGATCAAGCAATGCCGAAGCAAGCTTCCCCATCTCCGTCTGCCCGTCGGGATTGAGATCGCTGCCACCGGACGGGAACAGCACTTCCGACTGGAACACGAAGCGGTCGCCGACAATGCGGATGTTTTCGCGATCGGAGAGAATTTCCCTCAAGCGTCCGAAGAAATCGGAGCGGTAGCGGTTGAGTTCCTGTACCCGCTGGGCAAGCGCCACGTTCAGGCGACGGCCAAGGTCGGCGATCTTCGTCTGCGAT encodes:
- a CDS encoding peptidoglycan -binding protein, which codes for MALARKGRSQRTIDYWPGFVDALSTLLLSIMFLLTVFVLGQFLLSREISGKDEVLTRLNSQINELTQLLALEKSGKQDLEDSLANLQASLSQSEGERSRLQALLDQGAGSSDAANQKIGRLGTELENERDVSARAMSQIELLNQQIAALRNQIAAIEVALQASEAKDQASQTKIADLGRRLNVALAQRVQELNRYRSDFFGRLREILSDRENIRIVGDRFVFQSEVLFPSGGSDLNPDGQTEMGKLASALLDLAKEIPAEINWVLRVDGHTDNVQLSGTGRYADNWELSSARATSVVKFLISKGVPADRLVAAGFGEYQPIAPGETPEARAQNRRIELKLTEK
- a CDS encoding Bug family tripartite tricarboxylate transporter substrate binding protein, with the protein product MAFSDLTRRATLTLGLMALSALPFGTSALAQGFPDRPITMVVPFAAGGSTDVVARIVAQKMSEDLGEQVIVQNVAGAGGNLGAANVARADPDGYTILMGTVATHALNPLILKTRPYDPEKDFAPISLLVIVPNVLVVNPELSAKNVEELLALLKTKPDEYSYASSGNGTPLHLSGELFKKMAGVSMQHIPYKGAGPALNDVIGNQVPIMFDNLPSSSGHIKAGTLRALAVTTAERAPSFPDVPTVAEAGIPGYETYTWNALFAPANTPQPVVARLNEAANKAMKDPAVIERMKEFSAKIVGSTPEELGTHVSAELEKWTPVVRDANVQMD
- a CDS encoding FAD-binding dehydrogenase; amino-acid sequence: MDCDVLVVGAGLAGLVAASEAAARGRRVIVLDQEGEQNLGGQAFWSLGGLFFVDSPEQRRMGIRDTRELALQDWMGSSQFDRPEDHWPRLWAEAYLDFAAGEKRRWLHSLGMRWFPVVGWAERGGGLAHGHGNSVPRFHVTWGTGPAVLEPFVRLTREAESRGLVRFRFRHRVDELIVTDGKVTGTRGALLKEDLVGRGERSSRDVDGDFEISAAAVIVTSGGIGGNHDLVRRNWPRKRLGQPPATMVSGVPHHVDGRMLEIASRARGSVINSDRMWHYTEGVRNFDPIWPEHGIRILPGPSSFWCDADGNRFSAPAMPGFDTLGTLQAIRDSGHDYSWFILTRAIIKKEFALSGSEQNPDLTGKSISLLLKRLGKNPPGPVQAFMDKGEDFIVRERLEDLVPAMNALTGEDRLSLDHLRQQIEARDREITNPFSKDAQVTAIRGARAYRGDRLLRTAKPHRLLDANAGPLIAVRLHILTRKTLGGLQTNLSGQVLEQSGEPVPGLYAAGEVAGFGGGGMHGYNALEGTFLGGCIFSGRMAGRGAAGA